A genomic window from Sphingobacterium spiritivorum includes:
- a CDS encoding TonB-dependent receptor yields MKTIKINLMLGLWSVVQLAFGQSGTVRGTVRDQQGNPMDAASVHILKREGGTLTDSSGNFHLKNIPFGNWQLQATSTGFKPQLEKLTLNKDHPDAEIQLVLGQTDATLEEVVVTGTMRTVRRLDSPVPVEVFTPAYFKKNPTPSLFDAVGMINGVKPQLNCNVCNTGDIHINGMEGPYTMILIDGMPIVSALSTVYGLSGIPNSLVERLEVVKGPASSLYGSEAMGGIINVITKNPEYAPRFTLDLFGTTWGEGSFDGGTSFRAGKATSMLGVNYYNFQQKTDHNKDNFTDMTLQNRVSVFNKWKFDRKDNKLTSIAARYVYEDRWGGEMNWNKSYRGSSEVYGESIYTRRAEVIGVYELPVAEKITTQFSYNWHDQNSWYGDSPYMATQKVGFVQAYWDKEIIPDHNFLLGASYRYTWYDDNTPATASKDGEHNQPATTPLPGLFIQDEWKVNDKHTVLLGYRFDHDQHHGSVHSPRIAYKLSPDSRQTIRASFGTGFRVVNLFTEDHAALTGAREVVIAEQLNPERSYNSNLNYNLRVADENFFMGLDITGFYSYFTNKITGDFDTDPNKIIYQNLRGHAISNGISVNTDLKFNFPLKIMAGVTLMDVYQKQKNEAGQMQRVQQLHAPKWSGNFIGTYSLPKGYVVDLTANWTGPMRLPIQPDDYRPEYSPWFCIANIQATKLLKNGVEIYGGIKNLFNFVPKYPLMRPFDPFDKTVDDPVNNPYGYTFDTEYNYASMQGIRGFLGIRYNIFK; encoded by the coding sequence ATGAAAACAATTAAAATAAATCTTATGCTTGGCTTATGGAGTGTTGTTCAGCTGGCATTCGGGCAGAGCGGAACTGTAAGGGGTACAGTCAGAGATCAGCAGGGAAATCCAATGGATGCAGCAAGTGTGCATATTCTCAAACGGGAGGGAGGGACATTAACAGATTCATCAGGAAATTTCCATCTCAAAAATATCCCCTTTGGTAACTGGCAGCTGCAGGCTACATCTACCGGATTTAAACCTCAACTGGAAAAACTGACATTGAATAAAGATCATCCTGATGCCGAGATTCAACTTGTACTTGGCCAGACAGATGCCACACTGGAAGAGGTCGTCGTGACCGGCACCATGCGCACAGTAAGACGATTGGACAGCCCTGTTCCGGTAGAAGTATTTACTCCGGCTTATTTTAAAAAAAATCCAACTCCCAGTCTTTTTGATGCAGTGGGTATGATCAACGGGGTCAAACCTCAGCTGAACTGTAATGTATGTAATACCGGTGATATCCACATCAATGGTATGGAAGGACCTTATACTATGATTCTGATAGACGGGATGCCTATTGTGAGTGCTTTATCCACAGTCTACGGTCTTAGCGGTATACCGAATAGTCTCGTTGAACGTCTGGAAGTAGTCAAAGGGCCGGCTTCTTCTTTATATGGTTCTGAAGCGATGGGCGGTATTATCAATGTCATTACCAAAAATCCTGAATATGCACCCCGCTTTACGCTGGATCTTTTCGGGACAACCTGGGGAGAGGGAAGTTTTGACGGAGGAACTTCTTTCAGAGCAGGGAAAGCTACTTCAATGCTGGGGGTTAATTATTACAATTTTCAGCAAAAAACAGATCATAATAAGGACAATTTTACAGATATGACCTTACAAAACAGAGTCTCGGTTTTCAACAAATGGAAGTTTGACAGAAAGGATAATAAACTGACCAGCATAGCTGCCCGATATGTCTACGAAGACCGTTGGGGAGGGGAGATGAACTGGAATAAATCCTACAGAGGCAGCAGTGAAGTCTATGGAGAAAGTATATATACACGCCGGGCAGAAGTAATTGGGGTCTATGAGCTGCCTGTGGCTGAGAAGATCACTACACAATTTTCGTACAACTGGCATGATCAGAATTCCTGGTACGGAGATTCTCCTTATATGGCCACACAGAAGGTCGGATTTGTACAGGCTTACTGGGATAAAGAGATTATACCTGATCATAACTTTCTGTTAGGAGCTTCTTACCGCTATACCTGGTATGACGATAATACACCAGCTACCGCATCCAAAGACGGAGAGCATAATCAGCCTGCCACTACACCCTTGCCGGGGTTATTTATTCAGGATGAGTGGAAAGTCAACGATAAGCATACCGTTTTGCTGGGATACCGCTTTGATCATGATCAGCATCACGGAAGTGTACATTCTCCGCGGATAGCCTATAAATTATCACCGGATAGCAGACAGACTATACGTGCCAGTTTCGGAACAGGATTCCGTGTGGTCAATCTTTTTACAGAAGATCATGCCGCTCTTACAGGCGCCCGCGAAGTGGTAATCGCGGAGCAGTTGAATCCGGAACGGTCTTATAACAGTAATCTGAACTACAACCTGCGTGTGGCGGATGAAAACTTTTTTATGGGGCTGGACATTACGGGATTCTACTCTTACTTTACAAACAAGATTACAGGTGATTTTGATACGGATCCGAATAAGATTATTTACCAGAATCTGCGCGGACATGCGATTTCCAATGGTATTTCTGTCAATACAGACCTCAAATTCAATTTTCCTTTAAAAATCATGGCTGGTGTAACGCTGATGGATGTCTATCAGAAACAAAAAAATGAAGCCGGACAAATGCAACGCGTACAGCAATTGCATGCCCCGAAATGGTCCGGTAATTTTATAGGTACTTATTCTCTACCTAAAGGCTACGTTGTAGATCTTACAGCCAACTGGACCGGGCCAATGCGCTTACCGATACAGCCTGATGATTATCGACCTGAGTATTCACCCTGGTTTTGTATTGCTAATATTCAGGCAACAAAGCTGCTGAAGAATGGTGTGGAAATCTATGGCGGAATAAAGAATCTGTTCAATTTTGTTCCGAAATATCCGCTGATGCGACCTTTTGATCCGTTTGATAAGACAGTAGATGATCCGGTGAATAATCCATATGGGTATACCTTTGATACAGAATATAACTATGCTTCCATGCAGGGGATACGTGGCTTTCTGGGAATACGCTATAATATATTTAAATAA
- a CDS encoding metal-dependent transcriptional regulator, with protein sequence MYSAAEENYLKSMLSLENSHGEVSINELSKRLNLKMPTVNGMIKKFAEKGLVHYESYKPIRLTAPGKKEATMILRKHRLTEMFLARMMGFGWEEVHEIAEQIEHIQSTKFFDKMDELLGFPKFDPHGSPIPDVHGKVVNPKYKSLTEIASGTTVRLMAIGDSSQEFLQYLNSKNIHLAAEINVLSKETFDGNMTVRIHEGKPVVLSKIATDKLLVS encoded by the coding sequence ATGTATTCAGCTGCAGAAGAGAATTATCTCAAATCCATGTTATCCCTTGAAAATAGTCACGGAGAGGTCAGTATCAATGAATTGAGCAAGCGACTCAATCTGAAGATGCCTACTGTCAATGGTATGATCAAGAAATTTGCAGAAAAGGGTCTTGTACATTATGAAAGCTACAAACCGATTCGTCTGACAGCTCCGGGCAAAAAAGAGGCCACCATGATCCTGCGTAAACATCGGTTGACCGAGATGTTCCTTGCCAGAATGATGGGCTTCGGATGGGAAGAAGTACATGAGATTGCGGAACAGATCGAACATATACAATCGACCAAGTTTTTTGATAAAATGGATGAATTACTGGGCTTTCCCAAATTTGATCCGCACGGTTCTCCTATACCGGATGTCCATGGAAAAGTCGTAAACCCCAAATATAAATCACTTACAGAGATTGCTTCCGGCACTACAGTCCGCTTAATGGCGATTGGAGATTCCTCTCAGGAATTTTTGCAATACCTCAATTCCAAAAATATCCATCTCGCAGCCGAAATAAATGTGTTGAGTAAAGAAACATTCGATGGCAACATGACAGTGCGCATTCATGAAGGTAAACCTGTTGTCTTAAGCAAGATTGCAACAGACAAACTATTGGTTTCCTGA
- the eptA gene encoding phosphoethanolamine--lipid A transferase EptA, which yields MFKNDIKLTHFVLLISLLNFLFFHYPFFTFVFNNVDYSSFSSLIMIVSLVILMLVANAFVFYLFCFLSHIFGKFLLVLTFLINAVAVYFINTYSVIMDESMVGNILNTNYSESSSFFSFKLVLYILLLGVLPGVYIIKAKIVKETLKRFSITVLATLSFILVVIFLNASNWLWIDKNSKTLGGLAMPWSYSVNISLFYIHKSQKNKKEIRLPDATITDTAKSVVVLVIGESARSANFSLYGYKKDTNPLLSKIPDVMHFNANSSATYTTAGVKSILEYKDVGDLYEILPNYLDRNNVEVIWRTTNWGEPPVHIKNYQDGAFLASKCKGEGCNYDEILITDLKEQILASKKNKILIILHTSTSHGPLYSKKYPVQFEIFKPVCNSVELGKCSQTELINAYDNTIVYTDYILSEIIEDLKQLKEYKSAMIFVSDHGESLGEKNLYMHGVPMSMAPKEQYEIPFIVWTDGSRQLKPNNMLTQHHVFHSVLSFLNIQSPVYDEKMNIFK from the coding sequence ATGTTCAAAAATGATATAAAACTTACTCATTTTGTTTTATTAATAAGCCTTCTCAATTTTCTGTTCTTTCATTATCCGTTTTTCACTTTTGTTTTTAATAATGTTGATTACAGTAGCTTCAGCAGCCTTATAATGATTGTAAGTCTAGTCATTCTGATGCTCGTGGCCAACGCTTTTGTTTTTTATCTTTTTTGCTTTTTATCGCATATTTTCGGAAAATTCTTATTAGTTCTTACTTTTTTGATTAACGCTGTCGCTGTTTATTTTATCAATACGTACAGTGTTATAATGGATGAAAGTATGGTAGGGAACATCCTCAATACCAATTATTCGGAATCCAGTAGCTTCTTTTCTTTTAAATTGGTATTATATATTCTTTTGCTGGGAGTCCTTCCAGGTGTTTACATCATTAAAGCCAAAATTGTAAAAGAGACTTTAAAGAGGTTTTCTATCACCGTTTTAGCTACTCTTTCATTTATCCTTGTTGTGATATTTTTAAATGCAAGTAACTGGCTGTGGATTGACAAAAATTCAAAAACATTAGGCGGTCTAGCCATGCCCTGGTCTTACTCGGTAAATATTTCTCTTTTTTATATTCATAAAAGTCAAAAGAATAAAAAGGAAATCAGGTTACCTGATGCGACTATAACGGATACTGCCAAATCCGTTGTGGTACTGGTGATCGGAGAATCAGCAAGAAGCGCAAATTTTTCTCTCTACGGATACAAAAAGGATACAAATCCATTGCTTTCCAAAATACCTGATGTAATGCATTTCAATGCGAATTCCAGTGCTACATACACAACGGCTGGTGTCAAAAGTATTCTGGAGTATAAAGATGTAGGCGATTTGTATGAAATTTTACCCAATTATCTGGACCGGAATAATGTTGAAGTGATTTGGAGAACAACCAACTGGGGTGAACCTCCCGTACATATTAAAAATTATCAGGACGGAGCCTTTTTAGCATCAAAATGTAAGGGAGAAGGTTGTAATTATGATGAGATCCTTATAACAGATCTAAAAGAACAGATATTAGCCAGCAAAAAGAACAAAATTCTGATTATCCTGCATACAAGTACAAGTCATGGCCCATTGTACAGCAAAAAATATCCAGTTCAGTTTGAGATTTTTAAGCCGGTCTGTAATAGCGTTGAATTAGGAAAATGTTCACAGACAGAACTTATTAATGCTTATGATAATACAATTGTTTATACCGATTACATTTTATCTGAAATCATTGAGGATTTGAAACAATTGAAAGAATATAAGAGCGCTATGATTTTTGTATCTGATCATGGTGAATCCTTAGGTGAAAAGAATCTTTACATGCATGGAGTACCCATGAGCATGGCTCCAAAAGAACAATATGAAATTCCCTTTATCGTCTGGACTGACGGATCAAGACAACTTAAACCTAATAACATGTTGACTCAGCATCATGTATTTCACAGTGTGCTAAGTTTTTTAAACATACAAAGTCCCGTATACGATGAAAAGATGAACATTTTTAAATAA
- a CDS encoding phosphatase PAP2 family protein: protein MNTLVITNYSRLKISLFFLPVFLLIVIVFYLYSQDSLSVAKYIAIQKSSFFLINSKLSQFPGIEYNLTQFGDALIFLSFLTVFVVFAPKLWEALIVSSLVSCLYSGILKKIFAIPRPAAVFDITSFVIIGKTLTGHNSLPSGHSITVFSTLTILLFAFIPQKFWHKILWIFSVVIIGLVLISTRVGVGAHYPIDVVVGGIIGYIAGLTGIFITRKYKICNWISYKKYYPVFIVLFLACCISVFNKIIHENLLIFYFAFFSLVFSLYKIVRIYVQK from the coding sequence ATGAATACTCTTGTAATCACTAACTATTCAAGACTTAAAATTTCTTTATTTTTTTTACCTGTTTTTCTGTTGATTGTCATTGTATTTTACCTTTATAGCCAGGATTCCTTGTCTGTTGCTAAGTATATAGCTATTCAAAAAAGTAGTTTTTTTTTAATTAATTCTAAATTATCCCAATTTCCGGGCATTGAATATAATCTGACTCAATTTGGTGATGCACTTATTTTTTTATCATTCTTAACTGTTTTTGTTGTTTTTGCTCCTAAATTATGGGAGGCATTGATAGTAAGTTCTCTTGTATCATGTCTGTATTCCGGAATTTTGAAAAAGATATTTGCAATTCCCAGACCTGCGGCTGTTTTTGATATTACGAGCTTTGTGATTATCGGAAAAACATTGACTGGTCATAACAGTCTGCCTTCCGGGCACTCCATTACTGTTTTCTCTACGCTTACCATTTTATTGTTTGCTTTTATTCCTCAAAAATTCTGGCATAAAATCCTGTGGATTTTCTCAGTTGTTATCATTGGATTGGTGTTAATTTCTACCAGAGTGGGAGTGGGGGCACATTATCCGATTGATGTAGTTGTTGGTGGTATTATCGGATATATTGCAGGGCTTACGGGAATTTTTATTACTAGAAAATATAAAATCTGTAACTGGATCAGTTACAAAAAATATTACCCGGTTTTTATTGTATTATTTCTGGCATGTTGTATTTCTGTATTCAACAAAATAATTCATGAAAATTTGTTAATTTTTTATTTTGCATTCTTTAGCTTAGTATTTTCATTATATAAAATCGTTAGGATATATGTTCAAAAATGA
- a CDS encoding DUF1697 domain-containing protein: MKKSLSVTKPTHCAFLRGVNVKGTAMKMADVCAVFEKAGVKNVSSILASGNILFTTEAKAGDIKAILEKALSDHFNYEAFLFIKDKSEIEAIVGQNPFETETDFHIYSFVGIEEVEHSLMTAFEKSAKAEREEGLIIRNNFYWKVPKGNTLESQFGKILGKKDMKSTFTSRNMNTFEKILKKM, translated from the coding sequence ATGAAAAAATCTCTGTCAGTGACCAAACCCACACATTGTGCATTTCTGCGTGGTGTAAATGTCAAAGGTACTGCTATGAAAATGGCTGATGTATGTGCTGTATTTGAAAAAGCAGGAGTCAAAAATGTATCCTCCATTCTGGCTTCCGGCAATATTCTGTTTACAACAGAAGCAAAGGCTGGTGATATCAAGGCAATATTAGAAAAAGCGCTATCCGATCACTTCAATTATGAAGCTTTTTTGTTTATAAAAGACAAATCTGAGATTGAAGCCATTGTCGGACAGAATCCGTTTGAAACAGAAACTGATTTTCACATTTACAGTTTTGTCGGAATCGAAGAAGTTGAACATTCATTGATGACAGCGTTTGAAAAGTCCGCAAAAGCAGAGCGAGAAGAAGGTCTTATTATCAGAAACAATTTTTACTGGAAAGTCCCCAAAGGAAATACCCTCGAATCTCAATTCGGAAAGATATTAGGAAAGAAAGATATGAAGAGTACGTTTACTTCCCGCAATATGAATACATTCGAAAAGATCTTAAAAAAAATGTAG